The sequence GCGGCGCCGGCCGAGGAGCTGCCCGATCACCTCGGGGTCGATGACCGTCCCGCCGGCGGCGATGCGGCGCACCGCATCGATGAACTCCTCGACGTCCGACACCCGCTCCTTCAGCAGGTAGCCGACGCCCTGGGCGCCGCCGCCGATGAGGTCCGTGGCGTAGCGCTCCTCCACGTACTGGGACAGGACGAGGATCGGCGTGCCCGGGCGGCGCTCCCGGACGGCGAGGGCCGCGCGCAGCCCCTCGTCGGTGAACGAGGGCGGCATCCGGACGTCCACGATGGCGAGGTCGGGGGCGTGCTCCTCGACGAGCCCGGGCAGCCCCGGGCCGTCGCCCACGGTCGCCACCGTCTCGATCCCGGCGTCGGCGAGCAGCCGGACGAGCCCTTCCCGCAACAGCACCGAGTCCTCGGCGATCACTACCCGCATCCGCCCATTATCGGGCTCGGCGCGGCGCCGCGTGCCGCGATCACCACGTGCAGGGCAGATCCGCCCGGATGATCGTGGGGCCGCCGGGCGGGCTGTCCACGATCAGCAGGCCGTCGATCGTCGCCGCCCGGTCGGCCAGCCCGGCCAGGCCGCCCTCCGGCCGCGCGACCGCGCCGCCCATCCCGTTGTCGATCACTTCGACGACCACCCAGCGGTCCTCGCGGACCACGCGGACGGACGCGCGGGTCGCGCGGGCGTACTTGGCGATGTTGGCCAGCGACTCGGCGACGATGAAGTAGGCGATGCTCTCGACCGCCGCCGGCGGGCGCTCCGGCAGGTCGACCTCCACCTCGACGGGGACGGGGGCGCGCCCGGCCAGCCCGGACAGCGCCGGGTCCAGACCGCGGTCGGTGAGGATCGCCGGGTAGATCCCGCGGGCGAGGTCGCGCAGCTCGGAGATCGCCTCCCGGGTGCCCGCGTGGGCCTGCTCGATCAGCGCCCGCGCGCCCTCGGGGTCCTCGTCCAGCTTGGCGCGGGCGCGGCCGATGTCCATCGCCACGGCCAGCAGCCGCTGCTGCGCCCCGTCGTGCAGGTCCCGCTCGATGCGGCGCCGCTCGAACTCGGCCGCGTCCACCCCGCGGGCGCGGCTGGCCCGCAGGTGCTCGGTCCGCTCGCGCAGCGCGGCGTTCTCGGCCTGCGACGGGCTCGGGCCCAGCATCAGCGCGGCGAACGCGGCGTGCCCCATCGCCATGACGCGCGTCACGTACATCGCCGGGACGAGGAGCACCAGGCCGAGGAGCGACATCGGCAGCGCCTCGACGGGGTTGCCCGCCCAGTACGAGACCCCGAAGTTGATCTCGGCGCCGCCGCCCGCCGCCACGATCGCCGGGAGGAACAGCAGCGTGCCCGTCCCGGCCCACGCCGTCACCGACACGACGAACTCCACCAGCGTGATCGGGAACAGCACGGCCAGGTAGGCCAGGTCCTTCCAGGTGGCCGGGTCCCCCGCCATCGCCTTGAGCTTGGCCAGCGGGTTGCGGCCCTCCGGCACGCGCCGGTAGGGGCTCGGGATCCGGACGCCGAACGCCGCCAGGACGAACCGCCGCTCCAGCACCGCGCCGAACCGCCAGGCGAGCATCAGCAGCGCCAGCAGCGGGAGGCCCACCCAGATGATCAGCAGTGCGACCGACAGGGTCAGCCCGACGGCGAGGACGACGAACCAGCCGAGCCCCCAGGCCAGGCTGACGCCCAGATACACCGCCGAACGCCAGGTCAGCGAGGACTTCACCATC is a genomic window of Actinomadura citrea containing:
- a CDS encoding response regulator transcription factor, with translation MRVVIAEDSVLLREGLVRLLADAGIETVATVGDGPGLPGLVEEHAPDLAIVDVRMPPSFTDEGLRAALAVRERRPGTPILVLSQYVEERYATDLIGGGAQGVGYLLKERVSDVEEFIDAVRRIAAGGTVIDPEVIGQLLGRRRTGDPLETLTPREREVLGLMAQGRSNGAIAADLVVTEGAVEKHISNIFMKLGLQPAQGGHRRVMAVLAYLGLS
- a CDS encoding sensor histidine kinase; the protein is MGELSKDGGAVGGAAVQWAAARWATATRAGGGSTSVMNRSWHPLAMVKSSLTWRSAVYLGVSLAWGLGWFVVLAVGLTLSVALLIIWVGLPLLALLMLAWRFGAVLERRFVLAAFGVRIPSPYRRVPEGRNPLAKLKAMAGDPATWKDLAYLAVLFPITLVEFVVSVTAWAGTGTLLFLPAIVAAGGGAEINFGVSYWAGNPVEALPMSLLGLVLLVPAMYVTRVMAMGHAAFAALMLGPSPSQAENAALRERTEHLRASRARGVDAAEFERRRIERDLHDGAQQRLLAVAMDIGRARAKLDEDPEGARALIEQAHAGTREAISELRDLARGIYPAILTDRGLDPALSGLAGRAPVPVEVEVDLPERPPAAVESIAYFIVAESLANIAKYARATRASVRVVREDRWVVVEVIDNGMGGAVARPEGGLAGLADRAATIDGLLIVDSPPGGPTIIRADLPCTW